The following are from one region of the Streptomyces fradiae genome:
- a CDS encoding metallophosphoesterase → MVLVVLVLVVVLGLLGGVHWYVWRRLVRDLTVPGGAARRVGTAVAVVLPLLSVGALVSGRAGAPFVLERVLAWPGFLWLAVLLYVTLALAVTEPLRPLLRRLLARRAEAPAEVPAEVPAEVPVPVPVPSAAPEPPAPAAPETPDLSRRLFVNRVVSGSAAAVALGTVGYGTYGVLRGPRVKRVTVPLAKLPRGAHGYRIAVVSDIHLGPILGRAHTQRIVDTINATQPDLVAVVGDLVDGTVANLGPAAEPLARLQARDGAFFVTGNHEYFSGADAWIDHVRELGLHPLRNARVEIGAGFDLAGIDDVAGESEGHGPDFGKALGDRDRSRTAVLLAHQPIVIDDAVRHGVDLQLSGHTHGGQLWPGNLIAELANPTVAGLERYGDTQLYVSRGAGAWGPPVRVGAPSDITVVELASKQA, encoded by the coding sequence GTGGTGCTGGTGGTGCTGGTGCTGGTCGTGGTTCTGGGGCTGCTCGGGGGCGTGCACTGGTACGTGTGGCGGCGGCTCGTGCGGGATCTGACCGTGCCGGGCGGGGCGGCGCGGCGGGTCGGGACCGCGGTCGCGGTCGTGCTGCCGCTGCTTTCGGTCGGCGCGCTCGTCTCCGGGCGGGCCGGCGCGCCCTTCGTCCTGGAGCGGGTGCTCGCGTGGCCGGGCTTCCTGTGGCTCGCGGTGCTGCTGTACGTGACGCTCGCGCTGGCCGTCACCGAACCGCTGCGGCCGCTGCTGCGGCGGCTGCTCGCCCGCCGGGCGGAGGCACCGGCCGAGGTCCCGGCCGAGGTGCCGGCCGAGGTGCCGGTGCCCGTGCCCGTACCGTCGGCGGCGCCCGAGCCTCCGGCACCGGCCGCCCCCGAGACCCCCGACCTCTCCCGGCGGCTGTTCGTCAACCGCGTCGTCTCCGGGTCCGCCGCGGCCGTCGCCCTCGGGACGGTGGGCTACGGCACGTACGGCGTGCTGCGCGGCCCGCGGGTGAAGCGGGTCACCGTGCCGCTCGCCAAGCTGCCGCGCGGGGCGCACGGTTACCGGATCGCGGTGGTCTCGGACATCCACCTCGGGCCGATCCTGGGCCGGGCCCACACCCAGCGGATCGTCGACACCATCAACGCCACCCAGCCCGACCTCGTCGCCGTCGTCGGCGACCTGGTCGACGGCACGGTGGCGAACCTCGGCCCGGCCGCCGAGCCGCTCGCCCGGCTGCAGGCCCGCGACGGGGCCTTCTTCGTGACCGGGAACCACGAGTACTTCTCCGGCGCCGACGCCTGGATCGACCACGTCCGCGAGCTCGGCCTGCACCCGCTGCGCAACGCCCGGGTCGAGATCGGCGCCGGTTTCGACCTCGCCGGGATCGACGACGTCGCCGGCGAGAGCGAGGGCCACGGGCCCGACTTCGGCAAGGCCCTCGGGGACCGTGACCGGTCCCGTACCGCCGTGCTCCTCGCCCACCAGCCGATCGTCATCGACGACGCCGTCCGCCACGGCGTCGACCTCCAGCTCTCCGGCCACACCCACGGCGGCCAGCTCTGGCCCGGCAACCTCATCGCCGAACTGGCCAATCCCACCGTCGCGGGCCTGGAGCGGTACGGCGACACCCAGCTGTACGTCTCGCGCGGCGCGGGCGCCTGGGGACCCCCGGTCCGGGTCGGCGCGCCCTCCGACATCACGGTGGTGGAGCTCGCCTCGAAGCAGGCGTAG
- a CDS encoding YihY/virulence factor BrkB family protein, which yields MDWLTKLPVVGPWVARLMRTHAYRAYERLDEVRWARLAAAITFLSFLALFPLITVAAAIGAALLSTEQLDKIETKIADQVPGISDQLDIAGLVDNAGTIGLVAGAVLLFMGIGWVGSMRECLRTVWGLDDADQGNPFVRKGKDAGVLLGLGGVMICSLAASWLGSTAVGWSAEQLGIEHKGAGGMLIEAAAILVAIVADFLILSYVLTLLPGVEPKRRDLVVAALLGAVGFELLKLLLGGYMKGVAAKSMYGAFGVPVALLLWINFTAKLLLFCAAWTAVGVRRPPESPRPEESSDRPPSPDRPQSPAPGPGDGPHPPAASAG from the coding sequence ATGGACTGGCTGACCAAACTCCCCGTCGTCGGCCCCTGGGTCGCGCGGCTGATGCGGACCCACGCCTACCGCGCGTACGAGCGGCTCGACGAGGTCCGCTGGGCCCGGCTCGCCGCCGCCATCACCTTCCTCAGCTTCCTCGCCCTCTTCCCGCTGATCACCGTCGCCGCCGCGATCGGCGCCGCGCTGCTCTCCACCGAGCAGCTCGACAAGATCGAGACGAAGATCGCCGACCAGGTGCCCGGCATCTCCGACCAGCTCGACATCGCCGGCCTCGTCGACAACGCCGGCACCATCGGTCTCGTCGCCGGCGCCGTGCTGCTCTTCATGGGCATCGGCTGGGTCGGCTCGATGCGGGAGTGCCTGCGCACGGTCTGGGGCCTCGACGACGCCGACCAGGGCAACCCGTTCGTCCGCAAGGGCAAGGACGCGGGCGTGCTGCTCGGCCTCGGCGGGGTCATGATCTGCTCGCTCGCCGCGTCCTGGCTCGGCTCCACCGCCGTCGGCTGGAGCGCCGAGCAGCTCGGCATCGAGCACAAGGGCGCCGGCGGGATGCTGATCGAGGCCGCGGCGATCCTGGTCGCGATCGTCGCGGACTTCCTGATCCTGTCGTACGTGCTGACGCTGCTGCCCGGCGTCGAGCCCAAGCGCCGCGACCTGGTGGTCGCCGCGCTGCTCGGCGCGGTCGGCTTCGAACTGCTCAAGCTGCTGCTCGGCGGCTACATGAAGGGCGTCGCGGCGAAGTCGATGTACGGGGCGTTCGGCGTGCCGGTCGCCCTGCTGCTGTGGATCAACTTCACCGCGAAGCTGTTGCTGTTCTGCGCGGCGTGGACGGCCGTCGGGGTCAGGAGGCCGCCGGAGTCTCCTCGACCGGAGGAGTCTTCTGATCGCCCGCCGTCTCCTGACCGGCCACAGTCTCCTGCTCCCGGCCCCGGCGACGGGCCGCACCCGCCAGCGGCCAGCGCCGGTTGA
- a CDS encoding ABC transporter substrate-binding protein yields MRSTVRLRILIICGVLVAAGIGGWQLLPSDDVRTDAITVGTTDEVTSLDPAGAYDAGSWAIYSNIYQSLLTFKPGFTTPVPDAAESCRFVGSKLSTYECELRDDLTFSNGHKITGEDVRYSFERMLAIKTDVGPAPLFPTLKKVVAAGQKVTFQLSGRDATFPLKLATGAGSIVDHTAYPAKELRGGNAVDGSGPYVLKEYEPGVSARLEPNPRYRGALTKTGRPVVVKYFKESEELATAWNAKKVDVTHRQMPPDFLNKLGDASKDGTRVTEAASAEIRNLNFNIRPGRVMSKTAVRQAIAAVIDRPAIVTGPYKGTVEPLYSLIPQGFVGHSTAFYDTYPEPSATKAKQLLRDAGVDTPVKFSLGHRKDATYAAEAAEIKKQLEETGLFEVTVKSVDWQNFQKEYAAGTFDAYPIGWFPDFADSDNFTAPLVGTGNALHNGYSRAKVDSLIAATQQYSDRGRAAGDFKAIQDEVAKDVPLVPLWQKKDYVLSTEEVAGSQYLSDGTGIWRLWELSWI; encoded by the coding sequence ATGCGGTCGACGGTCCGTCTGCGCATTTTGATCATTTGTGGGGTTTTGGTAGCGGCCGGAATCGGGGGCTGGCAACTGCTGCCCTCCGACGACGTGCGAACGGACGCCATCACCGTCGGTACGACCGACGAGGTGACCTCGCTCGATCCGGCCGGTGCCTACGACGCCGGTTCCTGGGCGATCTACAGCAACATCTATCAGTCACTGCTGACCTTCAAGCCGGGCTTCACGACGCCGGTTCCGGACGCGGCCGAGAGCTGCCGGTTCGTCGGTTCGAAGCTCTCGACGTACGAGTGCGAGCTCCGCGACGACCTGACCTTCTCCAACGGTCACAAGATCACCGGCGAGGACGTCCGCTACTCCTTCGAGCGGATGCTGGCGATCAAGACGGACGTCGGCCCGGCGCCGCTGTTCCCGACACTGAAGAAGGTCGTGGCCGCGGGCCAGAAGGTGACCTTCCAGCTCAGCGGCCGTGACGCCACCTTCCCGCTGAAGCTGGCCACCGGTGCCGGCTCGATCGTCGACCACACCGCGTACCCGGCGAAGGAGCTGCGCGGCGGCAACGCGGTGGACGGCTCGGGGCCGTACGTCCTCAAGGAGTACGAGCCGGGCGTCAGCGCGCGCCTCGAGCCGAACCCCCGCTACCGGGGCGCCCTCACCAAGACCGGCCGGCCGGTCGTCGTCAAGTACTTCAAGGAGTCCGAGGAGCTCGCGACCGCCTGGAACGCCAAGAAGGTCGACGTGACCCACCGGCAGATGCCGCCGGACTTCCTCAACAAGCTCGGCGACGCGTCGAAGGACGGCACCCGGGTCACCGAGGCGGCCAGCGCGGAGATCCGCAACCTCAACTTCAACATCCGCCCCGGCAGGGTGATGTCGAAGACGGCGGTCCGCCAGGCGATCGCCGCGGTCATCGACCGCCCGGCCATCGTCACCGGTCCCTACAAGGGCACGGTCGAGCCGCTCTACTCCCTCATCCCGCAGGGCTTCGTCGGCCACAGCACCGCCTTCTACGACACCTATCCGGAGCCCAGCGCCACCAAGGCCAAGCAGCTGCTGCGGGACGCGGGCGTCGACACCCCGGTGAAGTTCTCGCTCGGCCACCGCAAGGACGCCACGTACGCCGCCGAGGCCGCCGAGATCAAGAAGCAGCTGGAGGAGACCGGCCTGTTCGAGGTCACAGTCAAGTCGGTGGACTGGCAGAACTTCCAGAAGGAGTACGCGGCGGGCACGTTCGACGCCTACCCCATCGGCTGGTTCCCGGACTTCGCCGACTCCGACAACTTCACCGCCCCGCTCGTCGGCACGGGCAACGCGCTGCACAACGGCTACTCCCGGGCGAAGGTCGACTCGCTGATCGCCGCCACCCAGCAGTACAGCGACCGCGGCCGCGCGGCCGGCGACTTCAAGGCCATCCAGGACGAGGTCGCCAAGGACGTGCCGCTGGTGCCGCTGTGGCAGAAGAAGGACTACGTGCTGTCGACGGAGGAGGTCGCCGGCTCCCAGTACCTCTCGGACGGCACCGGCATCTGGCGCCTCTGGGAACTGAGCTGGATCTAG
- a CDS encoding alpha/beta fold hydrolase, whose amino-acid sequence MTLAHDVAGDGPDTVLLLHSGVCDRRMWDGQFHALAEAGHRVVRCDLRGFGDTPIDAPHVHADDVRDLLDHLGVERAAIVGSSFGGEVALEFTVRHPGRTTALALFCAAAPGHEAGPELRGFFGRERELLVAGDIAGAAALNVDFWLGPDADAAARDLVLRMQTRAFELQLPAPDEFAPGEVEVTDKDLAAIDVPVLVATGGHDIPDFGVIGDRLAGLFPDVRRVTLDWAGHLPAVERPAETTRLISEFLAG is encoded by the coding sequence ATGACACTTGCTCACGACGTGGCCGGCGACGGCCCCGACACCGTTCTGCTGCTCCACTCCGGCGTCTGCGACCGCCGCATGTGGGACGGGCAGTTCCACGCCCTGGCCGAAGCCGGCCACCGTGTGGTGCGGTGCGACCTGCGCGGCTTCGGCGACACCCCGATCGACGCCCCGCACGTCCACGCGGACGACGTCCGCGACCTGCTCGACCACCTCGGCGTCGAGCGCGCCGCGATCGTCGGCTCCTCCTTCGGCGGCGAGGTGGCCCTGGAGTTCACCGTCCGCCACCCCGGCCGCACCACCGCGCTCGCCCTGTTCTGCGCCGCCGCCCCGGGCCACGAGGCGGGCCCGGAGCTCCGCGGGTTCTTCGGCCGTGAGCGCGAACTGCTCGTGGCCGGCGACATCGCGGGCGCCGCCGCGCTCAACGTCGACTTCTGGCTCGGCCCGGACGCCGACGCCGCCGCCCGCGACCTGGTGCTGCGCATGCAGACCCGCGCCTTCGAGCTCCAGCTGCCCGCCCCCGACGAGTTCGCCCCCGGCGAGGTCGAGGTCACCGACAAGGACCTCGCGGCGATCGACGTCCCCGTCCTCGTCGCCACCGGCGGCCACGACATCCCCGACTTCGGCGTCATCGGCGACCGCCTCGCAGGTCTCTTCCCGGACGTCCGCCGCGTCACCCTCGACTGGGCCGGCCACCTGCCGGCCGTCGAGCGCCCGGCGGAGACCACCCGACTGATCAGCGAGTTCCTGGCGGGCTGA
- a CDS encoding thiol-disulfide oxidoreductase DCC family protein, with amino-acid sequence MDPNSPVRRLTVLYDADCPLCVHLRHWLLGQAQLVPLDLVPAGSAEARQRFPELDHTDTLREITVVGDGGQVYRATDAWIVCLWALVAHRPRAHWLATPAGRPFARATVLAAAKWREALKARPADGPGGCAEGRCEAPPVAD; translated from the coding sequence ATGGATCCGAACTCGCCCGTGCGGCGTCTGACCGTCCTCTACGACGCCGACTGCCCGCTCTGTGTCCACCTGCGCCACTGGCTGCTCGGGCAGGCGCAGTTGGTGCCCCTGGACCTCGTACCGGCCGGGTCCGCGGAGGCGCGGCAGCGCTTCCCGGAGCTCGACCACACCGACACCCTGCGGGAGATCACGGTCGTCGGCGACGGCGGCCAGGTCTACCGCGCCACCGACGCCTGGATCGTCTGCCTCTGGGCCCTGGTCGCCCACCGGCCCCGGGCCCACTGGCTGGCCACCCCGGCCGGCCGGCCGTTCGCCCGGGCCACCGTCCTCGCCGCCGCGAAATGGCGCGAGGCCCTGAAGGCCCGGCCCGCCGACGGCCCGGGCGGCTGCGCCGAAGGACGGTGCGAGGCACCGCCCGTGGCCGACTAG
- a CDS encoding SCO4848 family membrane protein has protein sequence MKLSRPVSWFLLVFGVWSWVIWITFVKNLWKDGSGLAFDDAGDPTAYFWVHLLLAITSFVLGTVVGVIGLRGVRALRRERA, from the coding sequence ATGAAGCTCAGCCGCCCTGTCTCCTGGTTCCTGCTCGTGTTCGGAGTGTGGAGCTGGGTCATCTGGATCACTTTCGTCAAGAACCTGTGGAAGGACGGGAGTGGACTCGCCTTCGACGACGCGGGCGATCCGACCGCCTATTTCTGGGTTCACCTGCTGCTGGCCATCACGTCCTTTGTCTTGGGGACGGTGGTCGGGGTGATCGGGTTGCGTGGAGTGCGCGCGCTTCGGCGCGAGCGCGCCTGA
- a CDS encoding TetR family transcriptional regulator, with protein sequence MKDAMEEKPAEPAPNAEAAAASGSTETAESTGADKPAKAPKSEQTRALILETALRLFKDRGYDKTTMRAIAQEAGVSVGNAYYYFSSKEHLVQGFYDRIAQEHQRAVEPILESGEKDLTARIRGVLLAWLDIAEPYHEFAAQFFKNAADPDSPLSPFSPESAGPREAAIQVHRRVISGAKVKVDPELAEPLPRLLWLQQMGLVLFWVYDRSEGAANSRRLVERLAPVTARAISLSRFRILRPLVTDVHDVLSDFMPTAAGMAASGKPKRGGAAKKS encoded by the coding sequence GTGAAGGACGCGATGGAAGAGAAGCCCGCCGAGCCGGCACCGAACGCCGAGGCCGCTGCAGCCTCCGGGTCCACCGAGACCGCCGAGTCCACCGGGGCCGACAAGCCGGCCAAGGCGCCCAAGAGCGAGCAGACCCGCGCGCTCATCCTGGAGACCGCGCTCCGCCTGTTCAAGGACCGCGGCTACGACAAGACGACCATGCGGGCCATCGCGCAGGAGGCGGGCGTCTCGGTCGGCAACGCCTACTACTACTTCTCCTCCAAGGAGCACCTCGTCCAGGGCTTCTACGACCGGATCGCCCAGGAGCACCAGCGGGCCGTCGAGCCCATCCTGGAGAGCGGCGAGAAGGATCTGACCGCCCGGATCCGCGGGGTGCTCCTGGCCTGGCTCGACATCGCGGAGCCGTACCACGAGTTCGCGGCCCAGTTCTTCAAGAACGCGGCCGACCCGGACAGCCCGCTCAGCCCGTTCTCGCCCGAGTCGGCGGGCCCGCGCGAGGCGGCGATCCAGGTGCACCGCCGGGTCATCTCCGGCGCCAAGGTGAAGGTCGACCCGGAGCTGGCCGAGCCGCTGCCGCGGCTGCTGTGGCTCCAGCAGATGGGCCTGGTGCTGTTCTGGGTGTACGACCGCTCCGAGGGCGCCGCCAACAGCCGCCGCCTGGTGGAGCGGCTGGCCCCGGTGACCGCCCGGGCCATCTCGCTGTCCCGCTTCCGCATCCTGCGCCCGCTGGTCACCGACGTCCACGACGTCCTGTCCGACTTCATGCCGACGGCGGCGGGCATGGCGGCCTCGGGCAAGCCGAAGCGGGGCGGCGCCGCCAAGAAGTCCTGA